The Reichenbachiella carrageenanivorans region GAGGAGCCTGTCGCTCTTCAGGCCTAACAAATAAAATAGTACACCCTGCTCTTTATTGGGTTATTTTTCCTTTTGCCCCTGCGGGGGAAAGGAAAAACCTGATCCTCCACATATACATGTCGCCAATAGTACCGCCTTTTTTTTTGTAAAAGAATGAAACACTTCCGCAGTAAATCATAACGACTACTTAGGCCTCATCATTTCTAAGAGAGGTGGCCCTAGCAAAGCCCTAAATGCTAAAAACATGTACGAGTTTTCAAAAAAAAGAATCATCAACACTATAGCAGTCTTCGAATAGTATCGCTCTAGTTCGCGATTATTACTTTACGAAAAAACACTTCATCAACCTGATCTATTTTGACCGTATAGTGTCCATGCTTAATGTCTGCACCTAAGTCTAGCCTACCTACTCCTTCTATCATGGGAAGTACTTTTTGATAACGTACCATTTGTCCAGATATGTCATATACACTCACTGTAATGGCTGCTGATTTATTGGTTACTTTAATAGTTAGCCATCTTTGTGTAGGATTAGGATATAAGATCGCTCTATCTTCCATTTCCTGAAAGGGAGTTCCTAAAATTTCTCCTCCATTGTTTTCCTCCTCTATATTTCCATCATTGTCATCGACGACTAAAGACCCAAAACAGAGATCTACTGTTACCGTCTCTTTAGGTTTCAAGGCGATAGGCTCTCCAAAAGTATAGTCAAACCGAGGCATTCCATTGGCAGTCCAAGAATCAGATGCGGCCTGCGCATGAAACCACAAAGGCTCTACGTGACTGTCGCTCCATTTTTTTGTCTCTGCGATTAGGGTATCCATCAGCTTAGGGTACTGACTGCTTAGGTCTGTTTTCTCCGAAATGTCCTGATCGATATTATATAACTTCCACGACTGGGTATTGAACCTGTGCAGTTTCCACGGTCCTCTTCGTGCTCCCACCTCATTAGCTGATCCGTTGTGCCTGAGTGCGAAAATCGGCTCGGTAGGTCTAGGGTCTCGATCTGCTAAGATATCTTCCCAGATGTCTTTGCCATCTATGAGTTGGTCGTCGGCTATACAGCCTTTGCTCAAATGTGCGAAAGTAGGATACAGGTCTAACGCTGATACTGGATGCGCATATTTCTCTCCTGCCGATATCGCGTTGGGCCAGTGCATAAACATAGGCACTCGAAAACCACCTTCCAGCGTATTCCCTTTTGCACCAGATAGTGGCGTATTGGTAGCTCCTTTATCTACTCGCCCACCATTGTCACTCATGAATACAATCAATGTATTGTCATACTGATCATTTTCTTTCAAGGCAGCCACCATCTCACCCACTCCTCTATCCACGGCATACACCATGGCGGCATAGGTTTTTCTATCTGCATCCGCAATGTCGGCAATCACATCTACGGCCATGTCCTCAGTCTTAGCCCGCAAAGGGGTATGAGGGGCATTGTAAGACATGAATAAGAAAAATGGTTTATCATCATTGGCGGCCTCTTGAATAAATTTCACTCCATGATTGGAGAGTTCATCTGTCAGATATTCATCGTCGTCCACTACAGTGGTACCATTGTGTTCTAGCGGTTGCAGGTAGCTCCAATTGCTCGAAGCTGCTTCTGCTTTGTAATAGTCTGGGAAGTACTCGTGCCCTCCTCCCAAAAATCCATAAAAATCATCAAAACCTCGTTGGTTTGGATGATACTGAGGCTCAGTACCTAAATGCCACTTGCCTACCAAACCTGTGTAATACCCCGCCTCTTGGAGCATAGTACCCAAAAGTCTTTCACTGACAGGAATACCCAGCTCACTGCCCGTGCCTGATTCGGGCAGGTTGTACTGCCCGCCAAAGGTGTGCGCATATCTACCAGTGAGCAAGCCCATTCGACTAGGACCACAAAAGGGATGCACAGAATACGCAGACGAAAAAATAGTACCTCCTTCGGCCAACTTGTCAAGTTCAGGTGTGGGGATATCTGTAGCTCCATTGAATCCTACATCTCCATATCCCAAATCATCCAATAAGATGACTATAATATTGGGACGCGTATCGTCGGCTCCAAAGGCTAAATTTTGACAAGACAAAACTAATGTCAATACAGTAGTCAGGTATTGAAGTAAGTATTTATTCATACAATAAGTGTTTTAAAATTGGTGTAAAGTCCAGCACCGGTGAGGATGATTGCCCTAAGAAAGTCGAAGCTACTGGTCTATATCGAATACTCCGTTGAACTTGGCCATGTCCTTTTCTACCCAATCTTCTCTAAGAGATTCGGGATCGAACCAACGAGGCTCTGCATGCTCTTCGCTCCATTTTTTAGCTCGAAGTACCAAGTCTTGTACCTTATCTGGGTAGGTCTCGCTCAAGTCATTTTGCTCAGCCATATCGGTGTCTACATTATAGAGCTGCCAAGGTTTATTGTCTTGCTTTAGCACCTTCCATTCATTCATTCTGGCACCTACATCGCTATAGCCTGGCCAATGCCTCATGGCAAAAATCATTTGTCCGTCTCTTGGGTTTTTTCCTGCGAGGAAATCTTCCCAAATATTTACACCATCTAGCTGCTTGCCTGCAGGTAGCTTAGCGCCTCCCAACCCAGCGAATGTAGGATAGAAATCGATCGCAGTGACTGGATAGGCATACTTTTGCCCCGCAGGTACGTGATCAGGCCAGTGAAAAAACATAGGCACTCGATACCCCCCTTCACTTATACTGCCTTTTCCGTTTTGAAGGGGGTAGTTGTTGGCTCCGAGCACTACTTTGCCTCCATTGTCGCTTAGAAAAACGATCAGTGTATTGTCGTATTCGCCAGTTGCTTTGAGTGATTCCACCAATTTGCTCACCCCTCGATCTACAGCATACACCATAGCCGCATATTTTTTTCTTTTGGGATCCTCGATGTGATCAAACATAGCAAGATCTTCTTCTTTAGCCTGCAACGGCGAATGCGGTGCATTGTAGGCTAGGTACAAGAAAAATGGCTGATTCTTCTGGGCTGCATCTTCTACAAACCTTACCGCTTCTCTGGAAAGAGCATCTGTGATGTATTCGGTTTCTTTTACTTGCTCGCCGTTATGTTCTAGAGGCTGGAGATAGTCGTGTATCACTGCTCTGCCAGCTTCCTTTTGCTTTTGGTACTTGGCCTGATAGACCGCTGGAAAATACTCATGACCTCCACCTAAGAAGCCATAAAAATCGTCGAACCCTCTCTGGTTAGGATGAAATGCGGCACCACCACCCAAATGCCATTTGCCAATGGCGCCTGTGTAATAACCCGCCGATTGTAGCATCTTGCTCATGAAAGTCTCCGTAACCGGAATGCCATAACCAGGACGATCCCCACTATTGGCGGGAATATTGAACTGTGCTCCATACTCATGAGGATACCTTCCTGTCATTAGTCCAGCACGGCTCGGCCCACAGAATGGATGAGCCACATAGCCCGATGTGAAAATCGTACCTCCAGCTGCCAGCTGATCCAAAGTAGGTGTGGTAATATCTGGCGAACCATTAAAGCCTACATCGGCATAACCCAAGTCGTCGCAAATCACCACTACGATATTCGGTTGCTTCGCTTGTTCATTGGCGCAGCCTACCAGCAGACTGCATATCATACTTGCGATAAATAATCTTTTCATATCTAAATAATTAATTGCTGAGATCAGCCAAACTTCCTTCCCATCCCTTGTCTAGTTGCGCTAGCAATTGCGCTACTAATTCGGGGTTCTCCCCTGCTATATTTACCGTCTCGTCTGGATCTTTTACATGATCGTATAGCTCCACAAAAATTGGGGCTTTGGCCAAATCCGTTCTATCTTTCCAGGCTACAAGCCTGTAATTTTCTGTGCGCATGGCATATCCCATCAGGTCATTTTCAAATAGCAATCTGTCCCACTTATCTTGTTGCTGCTCCATGATTCGCGCTTCTACTTTTTCGATCATTGGCCCAAAATAGGTTTCTCTCATGCCTTGAGACAGTGGATTGGCAGCCCACTCACGCAACGCTGGTGTCGGAAACTGACTAAACACTGCCTTTTTCCAATCTTTGTCAGGCTGCTGCAGCAATGGAGCAAAACTCTGCCCTTCCAGATGCTCTGGCAGGTCTAGCCCAGCGAGCTCGGACAAGGTCGGATACATATCTACGAGCTCTACCAGTGCCTCTGTTTGCTTACCTCTATTTTTTTTATCCATGTCAGGCGTCCAGATGATCATAGGTACACGTGTACCCAACTCATAATTGGTCGCTTTGCCCCAGATACCCATATCGCCTAGGTGCCAGCCGTGGTCGCTCCATACGATGATGATGGTATTGTCTCTCACACCAGCTTCTTCTAATGCATCGATCATCATACCGATCTGTGCATCCACATAACTCACACAGGCTAGATAAGCGTGCTTGAGCGTACGTGCCAGTACGGTATCTATTGGTTCTTCTTTCGGTATGCCATAGCGCACCCGTAGTTCGAAGGAGGGGTGTAGCCCCATTTCGGCACCGCCTATTGGTCCTTCCTGTTGGGTGGCCAATGGTATTTTTTCGGGATCATACATGTCCCAATATTTTTTCGGTGCTGTCCAGTTGAGATGTGGTTTTTTAAACCCTAACCCAAGAAAAAACGGCTTCCCATCGTCTTTGGCTACCATGTCTTTGAGCGTGGCTATGGCCAATTGCGTATTGTATCCATCTTCGTATGACACATCCGACACATCTGCATTTTCGTACGCTGGGCCATTGCCCAATCCTCGTTTGGCAGCATCACCATACTTTTCGATCATCGCTGCTTTATTCTTTTTGAAAATTTCCTGATTCTCTTTTAGGGCATAGCCTCCTGGGAATCTTGGTGGCCGGTATTCGCATTTGTCTCTGGCAGGTTCTCTACTCCACGACAACTCTTCGTCCGAATATTCGGCATGATATATTTTGCCACAGTACACGGTCTCATAGCCATTGTTTCGGAAGTGCTGAGGCAGGGTGACTATATCTGGATTGAGGTCTCTGAAATAAGTGTAGTTTTCAATTACGCCAATGGTCTCAGGTCTAGCTCCGGTCATTAGACTGGCTCTAGACGGGCTGCAAATGGCCTGCTGACAATACGCCCGGTTGAACTGCAAACCTTGGCTCGCCAACTCATCTAAATTAGGCGAAAGCGCAATCCTGGAACCATACGAACCCAACTCGGGACGAAGGTCATCTATGGCTATAAATAAAATATTAGGTTGCTGTCTTTCGACGGGAGCGGAGGCACATCCATACATGGCCCACCCTATGGTAATAAGTATAAATAATCTTTTCATATCATTAATATTCGTAAGAAAGGGTGGTCTTCATTGCGCAGAGCTTCTTCTTCTAACCTTACCTCATACGCTACAAAAGAAATACATCTCTCACGATTTAATCATTAATAAATTACCCGTCACTTCCCCATTCTTATCCCTTATCTCTTGTATGTGTATTGAAGATAATGACCTAACACCACTTTTTGATCATGTTTTCGAACAACAATATATGCTTGGCCTGTTGCAAAATCTATCCTAAAAACGAGTAAAAAGACAGGGGCTGCAACAGGCTTCGCATGATGTGATTTAATCAAACTGTCCTTCCTGTTGTTGTGGCTATATCAGCTTGTTTGACTAATTCATATCAAATACTTTCGTTATGAATTTATACACCGTGTAAAGGTGGATGAGTGACTGGAAAAATGATGATCATTACTTAGCCAAAACCTTCACTATTTTACCCAGATGGGAGCATTCAAATACTCATTTTGTACTTACCTGGGGAGACACCATATTTTTCTTTGAAAGCTCTACTAAAATGTGCCATGCTTTTGAACCCACAGCGAACATAAACCTCAGATACCTGCATACGATCTTGAAGCAGCATTTCAGCGGCTTTCTTGAGCCGATACGATTTCAGGAGTTCATAAGGCGTCTCGTTGGTCAAAGCTTTTACTTTTTGAAAAAAGTGAGAACGACTAATACACAATTCTCTAGACAAATAAGTGAGATCAAATTCAGCCTCATTCATATGTTTCTCAATCAAAGCATACAGTTGAGTAATAAAGGTTTTATCATAATCATTACCCTCTGTTTTTATCAATTCTAAAGGAAAAGCGCTTATTTCGTTCTCCTGTGGACTCTCTCCCTCCGATTGCTCTATGGGAAAATAAAGCCGAAGCTTGCTCAGTCTCATTTTGACCCAAATCACCAAGACAACTAAAGCGAACCCTAGCCCACAAAACAACATATAGATCAAAGAAGTTTGGTCAAAAGACTGACTAACCTGGATGTGAAGTTTTTTCCTATTGCCACGCACCATATCGCTATTAGAATCCATCACTTCGAGGGTATACGCTCCTGGTTGTAGATCTTCAGCTGCCTGGCTAAACGACGGAGTAACGACCCAGATAAACCCATCGCTGTCTTCGAAGACCGTGGTCTCGCCATCGTACGACAAGTGCCCAAATACAGATGATTGACGATCTGCTGAAATCTCACAAGTCGTATCCTGACCACTAGCCAAGCGATGAACAAGGCAAAACACCAATATTAAATAGCTATAGCGCAGATTGATCATATAAATATCAGCTATAAAAGGTGAAACCATACAGGCGCTCCTTCAATATAGATTTTACTGATAACAGGCAAAAACAGACTTTCAGGCATGTTTTACAGACGTTAAGTCAAGTTGGTCTGAAGTGCAAAATCTAATTTACAAACTATAAAATATGTCAGTATAGGACTTGTTCAATACTGGCCGATACCAAAACTTTTTTAACACAACTTAAAACGATTATCACATGAACAAAACAATTACTACAATGTGCTTGATGATGGCCATTGCCATTCAGAGTTATGCACAGAAGCCATTGGGAGTACCAGGTAACTGGACCTTACAATCGGACTTTTCGGATGAATTTGATGCAGGATTAAATACCAGCAAATGGGAACACAACCCTAACGACTGGGGGCCTTGGTCTTGGGAACCTAACCGTACCAAAGTGAACAATGGCAAACTCAAACTTACCATGGACTGGGAAAAACATACCAGAGGAAATACACAATTGTACTTTACCTCAGGGATTATCCGAAGCAAAAAGGATATCAAATACGGATATTTCGAAGTGAAAATGAAAGGTGCGGCTAGGCATCCTGGCGTCTGCCCTGCATTTTGGACTTATTCGATTGGCCAGCCTGTGATCAATGGAGTGAAATACAACGAAATCGATTTTCCTGAAATTCAGCAGCGCCAACGCAACGTAAACACGATCGACTGGAACGTCATTCGTGCCGATGCAAACGGCAAACGAACCTCCGTGCGATATACTACTGGCACTGGTACTGGCCCTAGCTTCGACCCTAGAGACGAGTATCATGTATATGGGTGCAACTGGACTGCTGATGTCATTGAGTTTTTTATCGATGGAGTAAAAGTAGCTTCTCACCCTAATGTGTACCAATTTCACAAACAGCACCTTGTGATTTCTATGGGGCTACGCGAGCCGTTCTACGAGTATGTGAATGGAAACCGAGTAGCAATACCTACCAACAGCAGGCCGTCAGGGTTTCCTACTACGATGCAAGTAGAATATGTACGCGTATGGAAAGGTACTGCATCTGGTGGAGGTGGAGGAGGAAACAGCTGCTCTGCTCCTGCATGGAAATCTGGCTCTACCTATAAGCTCAAAGACGAAGTTTCGCACAAAAACAAAATCTGGAGATGGAAATCTCGTACTAATGGCAATTGTACTCCTGGGGATTGTGGTAGATGGAAAGATATGGGTGCTTGTGGTTCATCTTCCAGACTACTTGCCGATGGTGAGATAGAAGAAGAGATAACCACTTCTAACATCCGTGTATTCCCTAACCCTACCAGTAACCAACTAAATTTCACCTTGAACCTCTTGGACGGCCCTACAAACTATCGCCTCACAGACATACAAGGTAGAGTAGTGCTACAAGGCACTTCCTCCGAAACATCTAATTCACTAGATGTGAGTGGACTCAAAAAAGGCATCTACTTGATAAGAATAGAAAATGGTGCAGATGTGCATAGCAGCAAGGTCGTATTGAGATAATACCTAACTTATCCTTATATTATTTAGAGCTTGTCTGGAAACCCTGTTTCTATGGCAAGCTCTTTTTTGGCATTACACGTAAGTAAACCCTATTCCTTCATAACTTTTCTAGTCTACCAACGGTGATTATCTACACCTTATGCCAATAGTGTCTGGAGACTTCCTTTAACCAAAGAGATTACCCCCTTTTCAGACTGAAGAGTCGTCATAGAATAAGCAACTAAAATAGAATGGATTTCTGGCTACCCTTTGGTGCCACTAAAAGAAAACAACCAAGACACTAGGCTACTTTACTGGCATTCGTAAATGCACAAAAAAAGCAGTCCCGCTATCACGAGACTGCTTCATCAACGGTGTTTCACCAATTTATTTCTTGATGAAACGAATTGATTGTTGTTGTGAAACTTTGAGAATATAGACTCCGGGATTCAGATCAGCGATATCTATTCGATCATTCGTCACTCTTCTTACAGATAGATGACCTTGCATATCTATAATGGTGACTTGATCTAGCTTAGAGAAGCTGTCATCGATAACGATGGTATTGCCCGCTGGATTAGGATAAATATTGAATGAGTTTTTCAATTGATTATCACTCACCTGGGTCACGATTGTTTCCAAATAAAAATCAACCGTATAAGTCTTCGTTGTTGTGCCATCTTCGGCAGTAACTACCACAGTGGCTTCTCCGTCCGTTGCTGTAGCTTGAGTAATGACCATATTCGCATTGGCATCCGTAGTAGTCGCGGTGACTTGAGGAATACCTGTAGTCTCTACTGGTACCTCATAGTCATAATCCATTGTACCTGACGTAAAACCTGCAATCGAAGTACCGTCTATTTTCAAACTCGACAAAGTAGCATCTGTAGCTGCTTTAACAGAGAAGTTGACCATGTAACTTTGGGAAGTTGTTCCGTCCTCAGCAGTAACCTCCACCGTAGCTGTACCAGTTACCGCAGTTGCCTGAGTAATAACTAATGGCTGCGCACCTGCATAATTGGCAGTAGCACTTACGACAGAAATGGCCGTCGTACCTGTAGGCAATTGCACATCGTAACTCAAAGTCCCTGCATCAAAGCCCGACACAGTAACCCCGTCAACTTGGAGGTCTGACAAGGTCGCATCTGTAGAAACTGCTGCACGATTGATGGTAATCGAATAATCAGCTGTAGTGGTTCCGTCCTCAGCCGTCACGGTAAATGCAACCGTAGAAGCTGCTGGCCAGTTGTCTGTAATCGTCTGTGAACCTACCATGGCATTAGCATCGGTGGCAGTAGCTACCACTGTAGGCAATCCTGAACTACTAAAAGGAGCATCATAAGTAAATGGCGAGCCTCCAGCCATATCTATTGCCTCTCCACCTATAGTCAAAGTAGCTAAAGTCGCATCTGTAGCTGGAGCTGCACGGTTGATAGTAATCGAATAATCGGCTGTAGTGGTCCCGTCTTCAGCCGTCACAGTAAATGCAACCGTAGAAGCTGCTGGCCAGTTGTCCGTCACCGTCTGACTACCAATAGTAGCTCCATCGTCTGTAGTAGTAGCTACTACAGGTGGTAGTCCAGAACTGCTATAAGGCGCGTCATAAGTAAATGGTGAACCTCCAGAAATATCAACAGTTTCATCTCCCACTTTCAAAGTAGCCAAAGTGGCATCGCTAGAAGGAGCCACTACTTCTGATATTTCAAAATCATCGACATACAGCACACTAGCAGCGTCATCTGTAGGTGTCTTGAGTAATCTAAACTGAATGCCAGTCATGTCTTGGTCTGGAGTAAATTCCATTTCTACCTCAGTCCATGTGTTAATTACTCCTGTAAATTTAGAAGGAGACTCAAACAATCTAATGGGCTGACTACTAGCATCGTAGATTCTAAAATTGATCAGCCCTGGAGAAGCAGATGCATCTACTTGTTTAAGTGTCACCTTCCAAACATAGGTTTTAGAAGCTAAAAACATCCCCTCATTAGGGTACACTACAGTGGTATTGAGCTGGGTATTTGTATTTCTTGGTGCTGTACTCACAAAATTATTGCTTCCTCCGGCGCCTTCGCCTGAAGTAGTCACCAAAAGGGCAGTGTAGCCATTACCTTTCATTTCTCCCGTATCATCACCAGTTCTAGATTCTAAATCTTCCTCATATATCACCTGAGACCAGCTCTGAAAACCAGTGCTCAGAAGAATGATGATCATCGTTAATTGTATTAGTTTTTTCATGCTATACTTTGTTTTGTATTATGTAGATATTTTATGCATGAAACTGTGTCGCACCACTGGTCTTTTAAGGGAATTGCATATGACGTGACCAAGGCCATATCTGAAGGATAGGATGCAACACGAGCATCACAACATTTTATTTGATAGCAAGCTAGAAAAGATGTTGAGCGGAAAATACTTCGTTTTTAACCCTCAATTCGTCAATATTACCTATCTCCGACAAAGCGATTTACAACTATGACACTTCTGTAGAAGTGTGCTAAAACACTTACTTTTTGAAAAGAAAATACAAGGGCTGATCAAGAAAAAAGAAAACATCTAACCGTAATAAAAAGGCAAAAAACAGAGCACTTCAGAAGCTGTGCTCTACTCTATTTTTACAAAATCATATAGGCTAAAAACACTTTACTCACTCACCAAGACAACACCACATGGTGCTTAGGTGTGTCAAGGAGGTTTAAATTCTCTATCTCCTTCCTACTTTGTAACCTTGGTCACCTCAAGATATTGCTTGGCCAGTCTTCTGCCCAGTTCCCGTTGAGATTCGGAATCCATATGAGTGCCGTCGCCCTTGTGAGTGAGTCCTTCGGAATTGGCTACGGATATATTGGCATCTCGATCAGCTACGCTATTGATTTGAAGATTCAGAGCATCCCATCTGGCCTGCTTGTCTTCTGGCTCAGTGTAGCGTCCCAGTTCACCTATAACTACTGGCAGTTCATCGTTACCCACTGTCTCCCTGAATATGGCAATCAATGAATCCAATTGTTGAGCATACATAGGAATTCGTTCTGCCTTGGCATTGCTCTCTCCTTGATGCCAAAGGATACCTTTGATCGTTCCGTAATTTTTTGCAAAAGCGACTTTGCTTTTGAAATTACTAAGCAATGCTACGCCACGGTGATTCTGGTTGGACAACCATTTGTTGATACTACTCCCTCCTACTGCACAAGGAATCATCGCAATAGATACTCCCTCTGGCAAAGAATCGAGCAGGGATTGGCCAAAAGCCATCCCACAGTCTAGCCCAGTCATTTTAGGCTCATAAAAGTGTAAGGGTTCTTTGGCATAGACCCAATTCATGGATGCGTCTATCGTCAATATTCTTTTGTTTGGGATCGTGTCTTGAGGCTCTACAAACCCCCTCCCTGCCATATTGGATTGGCCAGCCATGAAAAATATAAACAGACTGTCAGAACTAGGCATTTGCTCACAATACTCCACCTGTTTAGGGAAAT contains the following coding sequences:
- a CDS encoding family 16 glycosylhydrolase → MNKTITTMCLMMAIAIQSYAQKPLGVPGNWTLQSDFSDEFDAGLNTSKWEHNPNDWGPWSWEPNRTKVNNGKLKLTMDWEKHTRGNTQLYFTSGIIRSKKDIKYGYFEVKMKGAARHPGVCPAFWTYSIGQPVINGVKYNEIDFPEIQQRQRNVNTIDWNVIRADANGKRTSVRYTTGTGTGPSFDPRDEYHVYGCNWTADVIEFFIDGVKVASHPNVYQFHKQHLVISMGLREPFYEYVNGNRVAIPTNSRPSGFPTTMQVEYVRVWKGTASGGGGGGNSCSAPAWKSGSTYKLKDEVSHKNKIWRWKSRTNGNCTPGDCGRWKDMGACGSSSRLLADGEIEEEITTSNIRVFPNPTSNQLNFTLNLLDGPTNYRLTDIQGRVVLQGTSSETSNSLDVSGLKKGIYLIRIENGADVHSSKVVLR
- a CDS encoding sulfatase-like hydrolase/transferase, which produces MNKYLLQYLTTVLTLVLSCQNLAFGADDTRPNIIVILLDDLGYGDVGFNGATDIPTPELDKLAEGGTIFSSAYSVHPFCGPSRMGLLTGRYAHTFGGQYNLPESGTGSELGIPVSERLLGTMLQEAGYYTGLVGKWHLGTEPQYHPNQRGFDDFYGFLGGGHEYFPDYYKAEAASSNWSYLQPLEHNGTTVVDDDEYLTDELSNHGVKFIQEAANDDKPFFLFMSYNAPHTPLRAKTEDMAVDVIADIADADRKTYAAMVYAVDRGVGEMVAALKENDQYDNTLIVFMSDNGGRVDKGATNTPLSGAKGNTLEGGFRVPMFMHWPNAISAGEKYAHPVSALDLYPTFAHLSKGCIADDQLIDGKDIWEDILADRDPRPTEPIFALRHNGSANEVGARRGPWKLHRFNTQSWKLYNIDQDISEKTDLSSQYPKLMDTLIAETKKWSDSHVEPLWFHAQAASDSWTANGMPRFDYTFGEPIALKPKETVTVDLCFGSLVVDDNDGNIEEENNGGEILGTPFQEMEDRAILYPNPTQRWLTIKVTNKSAAITVSVYDISGQMVRYQKVLPMIEGVGRLDLGADIKHGHYTVKIDQVDEVFFRKVIIAN
- a CDS encoding sulfatase-like hydrolase/transferase, with translation MKRLFIASMICSLLVGCANEQAKQPNIVVVICDDLGYADVGFNGSPDITTPTLDQLAAGGTIFTSGYVAHPFCGPSRAGLMTGRYPHEYGAQFNIPANSGDRPGYGIPVTETFMSKMLQSAGYYTGAIGKWHLGGGAAFHPNQRGFDDFYGFLGGGHEYFPAVYQAKYQKQKEAGRAVIHDYLQPLEHNGEQVKETEYITDALSREAVRFVEDAAQKNQPFFLYLAYNAPHSPLQAKEEDLAMFDHIEDPKRKKYAAMVYAVDRGVSKLVESLKATGEYDNTLIVFLSDNGGKVVLGANNYPLQNGKGSISEGGYRVPMFFHWPDHVPAGQKYAYPVTAIDFYPTFAGLGGAKLPAGKQLDGVNIWEDFLAGKNPRDGQMIFAMRHWPGYSDVGARMNEWKVLKQDNKPWQLYNVDTDMAEQNDLSETYPDKVQDLVLRAKKWSEEHAEPRWFDPESLREDWVEKDMAKFNGVFDIDQ
- a CDS encoding sialate O-acetylesterase: MIKKYKNSILLLCFLMGLTSATEPGVNGKRTEKADQGWRINFPKQVEYCEQMPSSDSLFIFFMAGQSNMAGRGFVEPQDTIPNKRILTIDASMNWVYAKEPLHFYEPKMTGLDCGMAFGQSLLDSLPEGVSIAMIPCAVGGSSINKWLSNQNHRGVALLSNFKSKVAFAKNYGTIKGILWHQGESNAKAERIPMYAQQLDSLIAIFRETVGNDELPVVIGELGRYTEPEDKQARWDALNLQINSVADRDANISVANSEGLTHKGDGTHMDSESQRELGRRLAKQYLEVTKVTK
- a CDS encoding T9SS type A sorting domain-containing protein, with the translated sequence MKKLIQLTMIIILLSTGFQSWSQVIYEEDLESRTGDDTGEMKGNGYTALLVTTSGEGAGGSNNFVSTAPRNTNTQLNTTVVYPNEGMFLASKTYVWKVTLKQVDASASPGLINFRIYDASSQPIRLFESPSKFTGVINTWTEVEMEFTPDQDMTGIQFRLLKTPTDDAASVLYVDDFEISEVVAPSSDATLATLKVGDETVDISGGSPFTYDAPYSSSGLPPVVATTTDDGATIGSQTVTDNWPAASTVAFTVTAEDGTTTADYSITINRAAPATDATLATLTIGGEAIDMAGGSPFTYDAPFSSSGLPTVVATATDANAMVGSQTITDNWPAASTVAFTVTAEDGTTTADYSITINRAAVSTDATLSDLQVDGVTVSGFDAGTLSYDVQLPTGTTAISVVSATANYAGAQPLVITQATAVTGTATVEVTAEDGTTSQSYMVNFSVKAATDATLSSLKIDGTSIAGFTSGTMDYDYEVPVETTGIPQVTATTTDANANMVITQATATDGEATVVVTAEDGTTTKTYTVDFYLETIVTQVSDNQLKNSFNIYPNPAGNTIVIDDSFSKLDQVTIIDMQGHLSVRRVTNDRIDIADLNPGVYILKVSQQQSIRFIKK
- a CDS encoding sulfatase, with product MKRLFILITIGWAMYGCASAPVERQQPNILFIAIDDLRPELGSYGSRIALSPNLDELASQGLQFNRAYCQQAICSPSRASLMTGARPETIGVIENYTYFRDLNPDIVTLPQHFRNNGYETVYCGKIYHAEYSDEELSWSREPARDKCEYRPPRFPGGYALKENQEIFKKNKAAMIEKYGDAAKRGLGNGPAYENADVSDVSYEDGYNTQLAIATLKDMVAKDDGKPFFLGLGFKKPHLNWTAPKKYWDMYDPEKIPLATQQEGPIGGAEMGLHPSFELRVRYGIPKEEPIDTVLARTLKHAYLACVSYVDAQIGMMIDALEEAGVRDNTIIIVWSDHGWHLGDMGIWGKATNYELGTRVPMIIWTPDMDKKNRGKQTEALVELVDMYPTLSELAGLDLPEHLEGQSFAPLLQQPDKDWKKAVFSQFPTPALREWAANPLSQGMRETYFGPMIEKVEARIMEQQQDKWDRLLFENDLMGYAMRTENYRLVAWKDRTDLAKAPIFVELYDHVKDPDETVNIAGENPELVAQLLAQLDKGWEGSLADLSN
- a CDS encoding helix-turn-helix domain-containing protein, producing MINLRYSYLILVFCLVHRLASGQDTTCEISADRQSSVFGHLSYDGETTVFEDSDGFIWVVTPSFSQAAEDLQPGAYTLEVMDSNSDMVRGNRKKLHIQVSQSFDQTSLIYMLFCGLGFALVVLVIWVKMRLSKLRLYFPIEQSEGESPQENEISAFPLELIKTEGNDYDKTFITQLYALIEKHMNEAEFDLTYLSRELCISRSHFFQKVKALTNETPYELLKSYRLKKAAEMLLQDRMQVSEVYVRCGFKSMAHFSRAFKEKYGVSPGKYKMSI